The DNA segment GCTCCCTGGAAAGCAACGTAGGGTTGGTGGTTACCCCATCAACCACCCCCCAACCGGCTATCTCACGTATCTCGTCTATGTTTCCTGTGTCAAGGTAAAGTTCCATTACGCCTCCTTAGGATAGACTACTTTCACAAGCACCAGGCCGTTTGCAGGGGCAGTGATGGTCTGCACAGGTTTGGTGCGGTTGAACAATTCTGGTATGATCTGCGGTTCTATCATACCGCGTCCACACTCGGTCATAACCCCCACCATCCTTCGAACCATCTTGTAAAGGAAGGATCTCCCCTTCACCTCTATGATTATCTCATCGCCCTCCTCTCTGATATCCACTGAGCCTACGGTGATAGAAGGGCGTGGATCCTCGACCTCACAGAGTGCTGCGTAGTCGTGCTCCCCGACCAAGAGATCGATGGCGGCTCGCATCTTAGATATATCCAGAGGGTAGTGATACTCCCAGGCGGCGGCTCTCCGCAAAGGCGAGCGAGCACGGATGATACGGTAGCGATAGAGTTTAGATGCAGCATCCCGCTTCGCATCAAAGGAATCCGAAACCTCCTCAATAGATTTGATGAAGATCGATCTGGGTAAAACCGAGTTCAATGCTATCTGGAGGCGATCAGGAGGAAGCGATTCCTTGTAATCGAAAGACGCCACCTGAGCCAGGGCGTGTACCCCTGCATCGGTGCGTCCGGCGCCGGTTATTCGAATCTCTTCTCCTGTAATCTGCTTAAGGGCGTTCTCGATCTCGCCCTGCACCGTTACCCGCTCCGGCTGAATCTGCCAGCCGAAGAGGTTTGTGCCGTCGTATTCTATAACAGCCGCAAGCCTCATCTCACCACCACGGCTGCAGCCAGAAGAACCACACTCGCTGAAAACAGCACCCATCCGGGCTGCTTGCCTTTGATCTCGATAGGATGGGTAACGATACCCTGTGCATCCCCGAAGACACCCGCGACGGCTTCGGGAACCTCCTTCCATCTCCTGACCTTGGATAAAGACTCAAGAAAAAACGGTATGGAGAGAAGCGCCAAAGCAAGAACTTCACCGATGACGGGGCGGCGAAAAAGCTTCTCAGAGAGCTTTGCCAGGCCCCATACCAGCTCTTCGCGGGTACAGACGTAAACGAGGAGCAAGGAGAAGAAAAGCGCCAAAGCGAAACGAGCGCCTATTATTGACGCAGTCCAAACCGCGTCTGCACCCTTGGAGCGGTTGAGAAACCAGTTGAAGAAAACGCTGAGCACGATCAGGGGAAGTGATATCTTGAGGTATCTTCCCCAGAATCTCCATCCTGCGCGGCCTAAAAATGCAAGCACGACGCAGAGCGCACCGGCTCCGGCAAACTCCTCCCACCGGGATAAAAAGGGCACGATGGTTATAAACAAGATCGTGACAGCGATAAGCATCACCGGAGAGATTCGGGACAGCGGGGGGCGAGTTGTTCTCATAGACCGAGAATAGGGAAAGCAAGCCAGATGTCAATAAGATTTATCATTGGCTCGATCGGCGGACGATGATGCCCCAGTTACGCCCTGCCCCCCGCTCACGTCGGTGAGAGTAGAACCGGCGACGTTCACATGAGGTGCAGAGATCAAGCGACGCGCCCTCAACCGCTCCAACGGATGAAAGGAGGAAGCGATTGGCCGAGCGCAAGTCAAGATAAAGCCCCTTAGATGTCTTGCTAAAAAACCGATTCGCCTCAGGCCAGGTCTTTCGAAATGCCTCAAGAACCTCTTCATCCACCCTGTAACAGCACTTGCCGATCGAGGGACCAAGTGAGTAGCGTAGACGATGGGAAGATATGCCCTCCTTCTGGATCTTCTCAACGAACCGCAGGACTATCTTTGAAAGCGTCCCTCGCTGACCGGCATGGATCACACCGATCAGCGATCTCTTCTCGCTCCATACGAAGATTGGCACACAATCCGCAACCCGGACCGAGAGTGCAAGGTTTTCCTGGGTGGTAAAACATCCATCAGCCTTGATCTCACCAGGGCCATCCACATGAACTACGTGATTGGAATGGGTCTGATTCATGGTTACCAAGGAATCATTCCAGCCCGCAGATAGAAGCTGACCGTCCAAATCGAGGTTGTGATCCGGATCGTTGTCTCTGCTCCGGCGCGTCGTGAACAAAAGTTTTACGTCCGGTGAAGGATCAAGAAGGTAGAACCTCAATCCGTCCTTGGAAATCAAGCGCCACGCCTTCTCAGGCATCAAAATCCTCCGGTTCGTAGCGCAGCTTGAGGTCTTGAGCTATAAGCTGCATTCTTTTCTTTCCCCAGTAACTATCTTCAGCGATCCGGTAGGCAAGATCCACTGCTTCCTTGCGTCCGGCCTCGAGCTTAAGGATAAGGTCGGATTTACCGAACGCAAGAACGGGCATGGTGGTTTTATCCTTGCGCACGGTAAACTTGAGATGGTTACGCCCAAACACCCGTGGAGTCCCAACCACCTCCAGCCCACGAGTGGCAAAAGAAGGCCCAGGATTACCCACACCGAAAGGACGAAAGCGCTCGAAACAGGCGGTGGTTTCAGCATCAAGATCGCCAAGCTGGACCTCGGCCTCAAGATAGAGCCGGGGTTCGAAAACCTCACGAGGGTATCCCATGGCATGTTCGTTTATCGCCTGGGTGAAGCGGGCAAGTTTTGCCTTTTCCAGAACCAGCCCTGCCGCGGCCTCGTGCCCGCCGAAGGTAACCAGATGCTCGTGCACTGCAACCAGGGCATCATAAAGGTGAAATCCATGTACACTTCTAGCTGATCCCTTAAGCCTGCCTTCTTTTTCCGCAAACATGATGGTTGGTCGGTAGAAATCATCCACCAGACGAGAGGCGACTATCCCGATGACACCCTCATGCCAGTTGGGACGATAGCAAACAAGCACGCGTGGATCAGTTTCCCTGATCTGGTGTTCGGCGAGAATCCGAGCCTCTTCAAGGATCAAATCCTCGGTCTGTCTGCGGTTGCGGTTAAGGTGATCCAGCTTGAGTGCAAGGGACTGTGCAACTTCAGGGTCGGTGGTGAGAAGTAACCTCAGAGCCTCTAGGGCGTCTGCCATACGACCTGAGGCGTTCAAGCGAGGTGCTAAGCCGAAGGCTACATTGGAGGCGGTTATAGGCTTCCCGGCGAGTCTGGAGAC comes from the candidate division TA06 bacterium B3_TA06 genome and includes:
- a CDS encoding tRNA pseudouridine(38-40) synthase TruA yields the protein MEGGSRSRRGCLRGCTGYRYPSYRDQRQAARMGAVFSECGSSGCSRGGEMRLAAVIEYDGTNLFGWQIQPERVTVQGEIENALKQITGEEIRITGAGRTDAGVHALAQVASFDYKESLPPDRLQIALNSVLPRSIFIKSIEEVSDSFDAKRDAASKLYRYRIIRARSPLRRAAAWEYHYPLDISKMRAAIDLLVGEHDYAALCEVEDPRPSITVGSVDIREEGDEIIIEVKGRSFLYKMVRRMVGVMTECGRGMIEPQIIPELFNRTKPVQTITAPANGLVLVKVVYPKEA
- the recJ gene encoding single-stranded-DNA-specific exonuclease RecJ; translation: MSPSIYKTRRWISESVDDRLVRDFASHQGIPYLPALVLWKRGYRDEDAVTRFLNPSLEHLHDPYGLPDMERGVERLLDARSKGEKVLVHGDYDVDGVTGTALLVRGLARLGIGADFYLPHRMREGYGLSAKAIDAAKEHQTSVILTVDCGITAIEEALLAKEAGIDLVITDHHEPGEEWPEAIAVVDPKRADSTYPFAELAGVGVAYKLLAALSGRAGESLDALNQDLDLVALGTIADVAPLIDENRVFASFGLQHIPKTDKVGVKALLDVSRLAGKPITASNVAFGLAPRLNASGRMADALEALRLLLTTDPEVAQSLALKLDHLNRNRRQTEDLILEEARILAEHQIRETDPRVLVCYRPNWHEGVIGIVASRLVDDFYRPTIMFAEKEGRLKGSARSVHGFHLYDALVAVHEHLVTFGGHEAAAGLVLEKAKLARFTQAINEHAMGYPREVFEPRLYLEAEVQLGDLDAETTACFERFRPFGVGNPGPSFATRGLEVVGTPRVFGRNHLKFTVRKDKTTMPVLAFGKSDLILKLEAGRKEAVDLAYRIAEDSYWGKKRMQLIAQDLKLRYEPEDFDA